A segment of the Candidatus Bipolaricaulota bacterium genome:
TCCGCTCCAGCATGGCTTGATACCACGCATCCGAGCTTGTCTGCACCGGATGCGCCCAGTTCGCCGGGGGAAGAGGAGCGGGTAACCCCCAGAATGAGAACACATCCTTTGCTTCCTTAGTCGCATAGTCAGTTATCGTTTGCGCATCTTCCGGCAGTGTCTGTTCCCACACGATCGCCCCGTACGGCCACGGAACGATGGTGTAGTTTGCCGCCCCGACGCAGATGCTCGATACTGCCAGAACGATCGCCGCTGCTACGGCCAGCCCTCGCTGCACTTGAACCTCCTTTCCCGTGGCAAGGTTATTATATCGCGCGACAACCGCGGGAAAACTTGTTTTCCCGAACGTTTTTCCGTTAGATAACGGCGGTGAAAGGAATGGGAAGATCCCTGTTTTCGGATGAAAAAGTTATCCCCCTCGCCGAACGGCTCCGTCCGCGCGACCTCGATGAGGTGATCGGCCAGGAGGAGATTCTGGGGGAGCACGGCGCCCTGCGCGCCCTGATCGAGCGGGGGAGCTACCGCGCTCTCCTGTTCTGGGGCCCGCCGGGGACGGGAAAGACGACGGTGGGGAGGATCATCGCTGCCCGGTCCGGCGCGCGGTTCGTCCACCTGTCCGCCGCCCTGTCCGGGGTGCGGGAGGTGCGGTCGGTCCTCGAGGGATCGCGGCGGCGGTTCGAGCTCGAGGGGCGGCGCGATCTCCTGTTCCTCGATGAGGTCCACCGGTTCAACCGCGCCCAGCAGGACGTCCTCCTCTCCTACCTCGAGGAAGGGAGCGTCCTGTTCATCGGGGCGACGACCGAGAACCCGTCCTTCTCCCTCACCTCCGCCCTCCTCTCCCGCTGCCAGCTATTCTTGTTCCACCCCCTCTCCGAGGACGACCTGCGTCGGATCATCCGCCGCGCCTTGGCCGATCCGCGTGGCCTTGGGGGCCGGTACTCCCTCTCCCCGCAGGCGGAGGAGATGCTCATCGCCTTCTCCGACGGGGACGCGCGTCGCGTCCTCACCGCCCTCGAGACGGCGGCTGCGATCACCACCGGGGCGGAGATCGGGGTAGCGGAGATTGAACAGGCGCTGCAACGCAAGGCGCTCCGCTACGACCGGGCCGGTGAAGAGCACTACAACCTGATCTCTGCGTTCCACAAATCGATCCGCAACTCCGATCCCGACGCGGCGCTGTATTGGCTTGCCCGCATGCTCGAAGGAGGGGAGGACCCGCGGTTCATCGCGCGGCGGCTGATCCGCATCGCCTCCGAGGACATCGGGCTCGCCGATCCGCAGGGGCTTGAAATCGCAGTCGCCGCCGCCGAAACTGTGGATCGCGTCGGGCTGCCGGAGTGCGACCTCGCCCTTGCCCAGGCGGCGGTGTACCTCGCCGCGGCGCCGAAGAGCAACGCGCTCTACGTGGGCTTGAACGAGGCGAAGCGCGATGTCGCGGCGCGGCCGAACGAGCCGGTCCCGCTCCACCTTAGGAACGCCCCGACGCGGCTGATGAAGGGGATCGGCTACGGGGATGGGTACAAGTACGCCCACGACTTCCCGGACGGGGTCGCCCCGATGGAGTGCCTCCCGGCGGCGCTCCAGGGGAGGCGCTACTACCGCCCGACCGGACGCGGGCGGGAACGGGAGATCTCAACCCGGTTAGAGGAGATCAGACGAAATAAGGAGAAAAAATGACGGACGAGTACGAGGTCGAACTGATCGATTACCTGCGCGTGATGTGGAGATGGAAGTGGCTCATCCTTGTGGTCCTTGCGATCGGGGTCACGGTCGCTGCTGTGGTCAGCTTCACCCGACCCGACCGTTACGCCGGGACCACGGAGTATGAGCTGGAATGGTTCGGAGCCACGTTGGGCCTTCCTGCGCCCACCGCCGCCGACTTGGTACACATAGCCGAGACGGATTCCTCATCCGAGATCGGGGCTGGGCTCTCCCTTAGTGCAAAGGAGGACAACTCGAGCAGCAGAGGAGGTAAGATCAGCGTGACGATCTCCGGCGCTGTTGCCCCGGAGAGGATCGAAGATGCGTTCGAGACAGTAACTTCTGCACTTCGGTCCGGAGTGGAGAAGACGGTAAAGGACGAGATACAACGGACGACCATGCTCGCCGCCGGGCAGAAGGAGCAGCTGACCAAGCAAAAGGAGCTACTGCTACAGGAGATGGAGAACGCTACCTCTTCCGATCTCTCCTCCGCGCTGGCGGAGCAAGTTGCGGCCCTCTCGTTGAAGCTCGCTCAGGTTCAGGTCCAGCTGGAAGGGCTCCGCTCCCTCGATCCGTCCGCCCTGTTCGTGGTGGAGAGGACCGGAGAAGTGGCTATATCCCGCGTCGGCCCCCACCGCGCGATGAACATCGCGGTGGCGGCGGTCCTCAGCGGATTTGTGGGGATCCTCCTTGCCTTTTTCCTCAACTACATCTTATCCTACCGCAAGAATGAGGTCACTTCTTGAGCTTTCGCTCCTCCCGGTCGAGGTACTGGATGATCGCCTCCACCACGAGGTAGTTGATCGAGCGCTCCTTCTGTTTCGCGAGCTTGGTCAGGCGCTCCACCGGGTTCTTGTCCATCTTGCTTTTTGGAATGTAGATTGATAAGGTATTTACCCTGTTGACCATATTGTTCACCTCCTTTCACACTTATTTACTATACTACAATAAGAAGCGGTTGACAAGAGGAAAGAGAGGAAAATATGAGAAAGCGGATCCACGGGACTGTCTCCGGACGGGTGCAGGGGGTGTTCTTTCGCGCCACCACCCGGGATCGAGCGCGGGAGCTAGGGCTCTCTGGCTGGGTGCGGAACCTCCCCGACGGTAGGGTGGAGTTCGTCGCCGAGGGGGAAGAACAGGACCTCCACGAGCTGATCTCGTTTCTGCGCGTTGGCCCACCCGGGGCGCGGGTAGACGATATCGAGCTCGAATGGACCGATCCCAAGGGGGAGGAAGGGTTCTACATCCGCGGCTAGGACTTGTACTTGTAGCGCTTGATGTCGAGCTTGACGCTCTTCTCGAACGGTTCGTCCACCAGGGTGACCAGGTCCTTGTATTTTATCCGCTTGAACACGGCGAGGTTTTCGCTCTTCTCCTTTATCCGCTCCCAGATCAGATCGAGCGCTTTGTTCGAATCCGTGATCCCCTGTTCCTTGAGCACGGTCCAATTGGGGTATACCTTCGCCGCCACTGCCGGCGCCCCCTGGCGAACGTCCTCGTAGACCATGATCTCCTCGATCTCCGGGATGGTGGATAGCTCCCACTCGATCTCCTCGGGATAGACGTTCTTCCCGGTCTCGAGGACGATCACGTTCTTCGCCCGACCGGAGATGATTACCCGATCTTCCTCCATCCGCCCGAGGTCCCCGGTGTGGAACCAGCCGTCCGGATCGATCACCTCCGCCGTCGCCTCCGGATTCTTGTAGTATCCCTTCATGATGTTCGGGCCCCGGGCCACGATCTCGCCTACCCCGGATTCGTCCGGATTATCGATGCGGACCTCCACCCCGGGGAACGGCACCATCCCCGGATCGGGCGCGAACTTGTCGCTCATCGTCAGCACCGGTGACGTCTCAGTGAGGCCGTATCCCTCCATGATCCCGATCCCCATCCGCCTGAACCCCTGCGCGATCTCCTGGGGGAGCGGCGCTCCACCGGAGGTGAAGAACCGGAATCCCTTTCCGAACAGCTTGCGCTTTATGAGCTTCCCCATCAGGGTGGGGGCAGCGCGGTAGATCGCGCGCTTCACCGCGCTCGAGTTGATCGTATCCATGATGCGGGAATACAGGACGTTGTACAGCTTGGGAACCCCGAGGATGATCGTTGGGTGCGCTTTCTTCATCACCAACGTAAGGTTGCGGTCGACCGGGGCGTACGTGGTCGTTGCTCCCGCGATCAACGGGGTGATCAGGGTGATGGTCAGCCC
Coding sequences within it:
- a CDS encoding replication-associated recombination protein A gives rise to the protein MGRSLFSDEKVIPLAERLRPRDLDEVIGQEEILGEHGALRALIERGSYRALLFWGPPGTGKTTVGRIIAARSGARFVHLSAALSGVREVRSVLEGSRRRFELEGRRDLLFLDEVHRFNRAQQDVLLSYLEEGSVLFIGATTENPSFSLTSALLSRCQLFLFHPLSEDDLRRIIRRALADPRGLGGRYSLSPQAEEMLIAFSDGDARRVLTALETAAAITTGAEIGVAEIEQALQRKALRYDRAGEEHYNLISAFHKSIRNSDPDAALYWLARMLEGGEDPRFIARRLIRIASEDIGLADPQGLEIAVAAAETVDRVGLPECDLALAQAAVYLAAAPKSNALYVGLNEAKRDVAARPNEPVPLHLRNAPTRLMKGIGYGDGYKYAHDFPDGVAPMECLPAALQGRRYYRPTGRGREREISTRLEEIRRNKEKK
- a CDS encoding ribbon-helix-helix protein, CopG family — its product is MVNRVNTLSIYIPKSKMDKNPVERLTKLAKQKERSINYLVVEAIIQYLDREERKLKK
- a CDS encoding acylphosphatase, with the protein product MRKRIHGTVSGRVQGVFFRATTRDRARELGLSGWVRNLPDGRVEFVAEGEEQDLHELISFLRVGPPGARVDDIELEWTDPKGEEGFYIRG
- a CDS encoding AMP-binding protein is translated as MEYPTLNELFDRAVREHRDRIALRMPIPKERKRGGGIRLVLNEISYERLGEMAGRFADALRELGVEKGDRVALISKPRAAWVTAFFAILKVGAIVLPLDPDLQTGEIERILTEAEVKGAVISGLKLDSLAEIKSRSLPELFIVSMDRSAAENALFLDALLLGRKPAETIPVSPEDMAILMYTSGTTGNAKGAMLLHRNISSNALAVLKVVDLSADDNFLTIVPWYHIYGLTITLITPLIAGATTTYAPVDRNLTLVMKKAHPTIILGVPKLYNVLYSRIMDTINSSAVKRAIYRAAPTLMGKLIKRKLFGKGFRFFTSGGAPLPQEIAQGFRRMGIGIMEGYGLTETSPVLTMSDKFAPDPGMVPFPGVEVRIDNPDESGVGEIVARGPNIMKGYYKNPEATAEVIDPDGWFHTGDLGRMEEDRVIISGRAKNVIVLETGKNVYPEEIEWELSTIPEIEEIMVYEDVRQGAPAVAAKVYPNWTVLKEQGITDSNKALDLIWERIKEKSENLAVFKRIKYKDLVTLVDEPFEKSVKLDIKRYKYKS